The Fructilactobacillus myrtifloralis genome contains a region encoding:
- a CDS encoding 4'-phosphopantetheinyl transferase family protein → MLKFKTGRLTDLQYQPYYRQFHIEDNQRRQKDVVARILLAKLMELPDDALLADAEFTTIANGKPLFAKRTTAFNVSHSADLVLVAISDRPLGVDVEKVKPIHLNRLKRAFTVAELAYLEQLPPARQSLTMLRLWTVKEAVLKETGAGLPGKPRTVIVNVPRMDVAEQHGQKFTINFLAIHEDYLGTVAQKEE, encoded by the coding sequence GTGTTGAAATTCAAAACCGGACGGCTCACCGACTTACAATATCAACCGTATTATCGTCAGTTTCACATCGAGGATAACCAACGCCGGCAAAAAGACGTCGTTGCGCGCATTTTATTGGCCAAGCTGATGGAGTTGCCGGACGACGCCTTGTTAGCGGATGCGGAATTTACGACGATTGCGAATGGAAAGCCGTTGTTTGCGAAGCGAACGACGGCTTTTAACGTTTCGCATTCAGCGGATTTGGTCCTGGTGGCTATTTCTGACCGGCCGTTGGGGGTTGATGTGGAAAAGGTGAAGCCCATCCACTTAAACCGGTTAAAGCGGGCGTTTACGGTCGCAGAGTTAGCTTACTTAGAACAGCTGCCACCGGCGCGCCAGTCGCTGACCATGTTACGGCTGTGGACCGTGAAGGAAGCAGTTCTGAAGGAAACCGGGGCCGGCTTGCCGGGAAAACCCCGGACGGTGATTGTCAACGTCCCTCGGATGGACGTCGCCGAGCAACACGGACAGAAGTTTACGATCAATTTCCTCGCGATTCACGAAGATTACCTGGGCACGGTGGCCCAAAAAGAGGAATAA
- a CDS encoding MFS transporter — protein sequence MNVYWKNSTFRALANSSFLSAIGSTLFNLVFLVYAQTLPFKTLAVSIVSFANLVPTFFMIFNGYWADHTNPRHRFRYVIGLRGIQGCLYLGIAGLLQEPGTMGLFAGLVALNVISDLLADYTINLIMHYEKMILHGQTERQSALGFSAGMRNIISMVFQAAGASLIVLLHNNFSLFAVINALSFLLAGLVLVHDRRLFRHLDRKAASTQADQNQKEGMLVSLGQSFRTIYANHPLFIMLLLALACNSLGASLEGLTAVLLANVRTLWLGNFATTVAAVSIVGSLSITIAALWTNDGLQRFSLPSLTAVSMTFLVLFAVNMVWWQSPLVMLVTMAIASYPIGKINPRVQSEIFTLTDAQHLTATMSVISTVVLLGAPLGNVIFLGIANLFNPQVAWITFGGAAVVVTMGAFLCVWQWPQLVANQAQRVNKEPD from the coding sequence ATGAACGTGTATTGGAAAAACTCCACCTTCCGGGCCTTAGCCAATTCGAGCTTTTTGAGTGCGATTGGTTCGACGTTGTTTAACTTGGTCTTTCTGGTGTATGCGCAAACGTTACCGTTTAAAACGCTGGCCGTCTCCATTGTTTCGTTTGCTAATCTGGTTCCCACTTTTTTCATGATTTTTAACGGGTACTGGGCAGACCACACGAATCCTAGGCATCGGTTTCGCTATGTGATTGGCTTACGCGGAATCCAGGGTTGTTTATACCTGGGAATTGCGGGTTTATTGCAGGAGCCTGGCACCATGGGGCTGTTTGCGGGGTTAGTGGCGCTTAACGTTATTTCTGATTTACTGGCAGACTATACCATTAATCTCATCATGCACTATGAAAAAATGATCCTGCACGGTCAAACCGAACGCCAGTCCGCACTCGGATTTTCCGCTGGGATGCGGAACATCATCTCGATGGTGTTTCAAGCCGCGGGAGCTAGCTTGATTGTCCTGCTCCACAATAATTTTTCCCTGTTTGCGGTAATCAACGCGCTGTCCTTTTTGCTGGCGGGGCTGGTTTTAGTTCATGACCGCCGGTTATTTCGGCATTTGGATCGCAAAGCCGCGAGCACTCAAGCTGATCAGAATCAAAAAGAGGGGATGCTGGTTAGTTTAGGGCAGTCCTTTCGGACGATCTATGCGAACCACCCGTTATTCATCATGTTACTGCTGGCCCTGGCTTGTAATTCGTTGGGGGCTTCATTAGAGGGGTTAACCGCAGTTTTATTGGCCAACGTGCGGACTCTGTGGCTGGGAAACTTTGCGACCACGGTCGCAGCCGTTAGTATCGTTGGTTCGTTATCAATTACCATTGCAGCGCTGTGGACCAACGACGGGTTACAACGGTTCTCACTTCCAAGTTTGACGGCCGTTAGCATGACGTTTTTAGTGCTGTTCGCGGTTAACATGGTTTGGTGGCAAAGTCCGCTGGTGATGCTAGTGACGATGGCGATTGCTAGTTATCCAATTGGAAAAATTAATCCCCGGGTGCAGAGTGAGATCTTCACCCTAACCGATGCCCAGCATCTCACGGCGACCATGTCGGTAATTTCAACCGTCGTGTTGCTGGGGGCGCCGCTCGGCAATGTGATCTTTTTGGGGATTGCCAACCTCTTTAATCCGCAGGTGGCTTGGATTACATTTGGTGGCGCGGCCGTGGTAGTAACCATGGGGGCTTTTCTGTGCGTGTGGCAGTGGCCCCAGCTGGTGGCTAACCAAGCCCAGCGAGTTAATAAAGAACCTGATTAA
- a CDS encoding adenylosuccinate synthase, with protein MSVTVVVGSQWGDEGKGKIVDYLSKDSDAIARYQGGDNAGHTIVFNGHKFSLQLLPSGIFYADKMAVIGNGVVLNPQSLFQEIDYLTENGVPTDNLRISSRAQIIMPYHILFDELSEAQRTNKIGTTHKGIGPAYMDKIARVGIRVADLIDPVTLKRELQETLRQKNELLTKLYGVAPLDFDTIYAEYLAYGARMQPYVTDTSVLLNHALQQGEQLLFEGAQGIMLDIDHGTYPYVTSSNPVAGGAAVGAGLGPTTITDVIGVCKAYTSRVGEGPFPTELLDQIGDHIRDTAHEYGTVTKRPRRIGWLDTVALRHAARVSGLTALAMNCVDVLDELDVIKVCTGYRLNGEIIDYYPANLTELDNCEPVYQELPGWNESTTGCTTFDQLPANAQNYITTVEKLVQVPIEWYSVGPDREQTHRR; from the coding sequence ATGTCAGTCACAGTAGTTGTTGGTAGTCAATGGGGCGATGAAGGTAAGGGTAAAATCGTCGATTATCTTAGTAAGGATTCCGATGCTATCGCTCGGTACCAAGGGGGCGATAACGCCGGTCACACGATTGTGTTCAACGGTCACAAGTTTAGCTTGCAATTGCTCCCCTCGGGGATTTTTTACGCCGATAAAATGGCGGTGATTGGAAACGGGGTCGTTTTAAACCCCCAATCGCTCTTTCAAGAAATTGACTATCTCACTGAAAACGGCGTTCCGACTGACAACCTGCGCATTTCTTCGCGGGCGCAGATCATTATGCCGTACCACATTCTGTTTGACGAATTAAGCGAAGCCCAACGAACGAATAAAATCGGAACCACCCACAAGGGGATTGGACCCGCCTACATGGATAAAATTGCCCGGGTCGGGATTCGGGTCGCCGATTTGATTGACCCAGTCACGCTCAAACGGGAACTGCAAGAAACGTTGCGGCAAAAAAACGAATTACTGACGAAGCTGTACGGGGTTGCACCGCTGGACTTCGACACGATCTATGCCGAATACCTAGCGTACGGGGCCCGCATGCAACCCTACGTGACCGATACCTCGGTGTTACTGAATCACGCCTTACAACAAGGAGAACAATTACTCTTTGAAGGTGCTCAGGGGATCATGTTAGACATTGATCACGGAACTTATCCCTACGTAACTTCTTCCAATCCGGTTGCCGGAGGCGCCGCCGTCGGTGCGGGACTTGGTCCAACCACGATCACTGATGTGATTGGGGTTTGCAAGGCTTACACTTCGCGGGTTGGTGAAGGTCCATTCCCAACCGAACTTTTAGATCAAATTGGGGATCACATTAGAGACACCGCCCATGAATACGGGACGGTCACAAAACGGCCCCGGCGGATTGGCTGGCTAGATACAGTTGCCCTGCGGCATGCAGCCCGGGTTTCTGGTTTAACTGCCCTCGCCATGAACTGTGTGGATGTCTTAGACGAACTAGACGTCATTAAGGTCTGCACGGGCTACCGGCTCAACGGGGAAATCATCGATTACTACCCCGCTAATCTTACTGAATTAGATAACTGCGAACCGGTCTACCAGGAATTGCCCGGCTGGAACGAAAGTACCACGGGCTGCACCACCTTTGATCAACTCCCAGCAAACGCCCAAAACTACATTACGACGGTTGAAAAACTCGTTCAGGTTCCCATCGAATGGTATTCGGTAGGCCCCGACCGGGAACAAACCCACCGGCGCTAA
- a CDS encoding tyrosine-protein phosphatase: MPTSKIVNFRDLGGINVPGGTLRSGRLFRSGQLVDLTDSDVAFLTKDCHLRHIFDFRSHQEIQASPDTQLPGVTNENLDILASATTSSASLEDMLLHADNITQSMLQTYEQLVLSPSAQRGYHTFLTQILSLNEPVLFHCFAGKDRTGFGAALILKLVGASEQQIYADYLKTNELRKDANEAILTALTGKLPDQQIAVLKVALNVDQAYLAHAFATIDNHYGSFDHYLTDALHLDPDFKTKFQAALVQPAN; encoded by the coding sequence ATGCCAACCAGTAAAATCGTTAACTTCAGAGATCTCGGGGGCATCAACGTTCCCGGTGGAACCCTCCGCTCCGGCCGATTATTTCGGAGTGGTCAACTCGTTGATCTGACAGACTCGGACGTCGCTTTTTTAACTAAGGACTGTCACCTGCGCCACATCTTTGATTTTCGCAGTCACCAAGAAATTCAGGCTAGTCCCGATACCCAACTGCCGGGCGTTACCAACGAAAACCTGGACATCCTTGCCTCTGCCACCACTAGTAGTGCGTCACTGGAAGACATGCTCCTCCACGCTGACAACATTACCCAGTCAATGTTGCAGACTTACGAACAACTAGTGCTCAGTCCGTCCGCCCAACGAGGCTACCACACGTTTTTAACTCAGATTCTCAGCCTCAACGAGCCGGTTCTGTTTCACTGCTTTGCCGGCAAAGATCGCACTGGGTTTGGGGCCGCCTTGATTTTAAAGTTAGTCGGGGCCTCTGAGCAGCAAATTTATGCCGACTACCTCAAAACCAACGAACTGCGTAAGGACGCTAACGAAGCCATTTTAACGGCTCTCACGGGTAAACTTCCTGACCAGCAAATCGCCGTTCTTAAAGTCGCTTTAAACGTCGACCAAGCCTATTTGGCCCACGCCTTTGCAACGATTGACAATCACTACGGCTCCTTTGATCACTATCTCACCGACGCCCTGCACCTGGATCCAGATTTCAAGACGAAGTTTCAAGCCGCGTTGGTCCAGCCAGCTAACTAG